A region from the Poecilia reticulata strain Guanapo linkage group LG12, Guppy_female_1.0+MT, whole genome shotgun sequence genome encodes:
- the prlra gene encoding prolactin receptor a has translation MKKAGEVVLLWLLILFIQIAAGEGYSPPGKPTNISCRSPEKETFTCWWKPGSDGGLPTTYALYYRKEGSQRVFECPDYKTAGKNSCFFSKNVTFVWVNYNITVVATNSRGRTFSDPVDIDVVYIVKPNPPEEVVVNVTEDKDWPFLQVSWKPPKMADTRSGWITLIYEVRLKLENKNKWEELSAGQRKTLQIYSLRSGGTYDVQVRCKPDHGFWSEWSPSSRVKVPEYLPQERSMWILIVVFAAFILVIFIWMIYMNFHSVKRYLLPPVPGPKIKGIDKQLLKSGKSEDIFSSLVVSDFPPTTSNYEDFLVEYLEVYVPEQRELIMDEGKDLQDDSFKTENSTCDNDSGRGSCDSHTLLTDKGGGDKEDGQQSDPEGSQAEVDTKSQEEALEEELLACSHENVQSPNISNEEKVKSWPLFSPLPQYSLSPVNRPNPPKTGKQHCLSDSLFTPNSLSSYFTQPGPSTTKGFRSNYWECSFDHKQSHPLHPQSAAHEHLQAQNDLNTPHVDYMGVPLDVHVLNVRPSEYVEVQRVSDEDGVLLHPVSPSQESSRTVSHQTEDYSRVRMVNNDNGLLLLQRDAIEEEKSMCPYQEDVVSRASITPTLQNSATGINTALPILDESAASGYVDTATMFGLPTY, from the exons ATGAAGAAGGCTGGGGAAGTTGTTCTGCTGTGGCTGTTGATATTATTTATCCAGATTGCAGCAGGAGAGG gATACAGCCCACCAGGGAAGCCAACAAATATCAGTTGTCGCTCTCCAGAAAAAGAGACCTTCACCTGCTGGTGGAAGCCAGGCTCTGACGGCGGGCTTCCAACCACCTACGCCTTGTACTACCGCAAAGAAGG CTCTCAGAGGGTGTTCGAGTGTCCTGACTACAAAACGGCCGGCAAGAACTCTTGCTTCTTCAGCAAGAATGTGACGTTCGTCTGGGTGAACTACAACATCACCGTTGTGGCGACCAACTCGAGGGGAAGGACATTTTCCGATCCCGTTGACATAGATGTCGTCTACATCG TCAAGCCCAATCCTCCGGAAGAAGTGGTAGTGAATGTCACAGAGGACAAAGACTGGCCTTTTCTTCAAGTGTCATGGAAACCCCCCAAAATGGCTGACACCCGCTCGGGTTGGATCACTCTCATTTACGAGGTCCGACTCAAGTtggaaaataagaataaatggGAG GAGCTCTCTGCAGGCCAGAGGAAGACTCTTCAGATTTACAGCCTGAGGTCCGGTGGGACTTATGACGTTCAGGTTCGCTGTAAGCCTGATCATGGCTTTTGGAGTGAATGGAGCCCCTCATCCCGTGTCAAAGTTCCTGAAT ATTTACCACAGGAAAGGTCAATGTGGATCCTTATTGTGGTCTTTGCTGCCTTCATCCTCGTCATCTTTATTTGGATGATATACATGAACTTTCATAG TGTGAAGCGCTACCTTCTGCCACCAGTGCCAGGACCTAAGATCAAGGGAATTGACAAACAGCTTCTCAAG AGTGGCAAATCTGAGGACATCTTCAGCTCACTGGTGGTGTCTGATTTTCCCCCAACCACATCCAACTACGAGGACTTTCTTGTTGAATACCTAGAGGTGTATGTCCCAGAACAGCGTGAACTAATCATGGATGAAGGCAAAGATCTTCAAGATGATAgcttcaaaacagaaaactccACATGTGACAATGACTCTGGCCGGGGCAGCTGTGACAGCCACACACTGCTTACCGATAAGGGCGGAGGTGACAAAGAAGATGGGCAGCAGTCAGATCCAGAGGGTAGTCAGGCTGAGGTTGACACAAAAAGTCAGGAGGAAGCCCTGGAGGAGGAACTCCTGGCATGTTCTCATGAAAATGTGCAGAGCCCAAATATTTCCAATGAGGAGAAGGTGAAGAGCTGGCCTTTGTTTTCTCCACTGCCCCAGTACAGTCTTAGCCCAGTGAATCGACCAAACCCACCTAAGACGGGGAAACAACACTGTCTTTCTGACAGTCTGTTCACCCCAAACTCCTTGTCGTCTTACTTCACTCAGCCTGGTCCCAGCACCACAAAAGGTTTTAGATCAAACTACTGGGAGTGTAGCTTCGACCACAAGCAATCTCATCCACTCCATCCCCAGTCAGCAGCCCATGAGCATCTCCAGGCCCAGAATGACCTCAATACGCCACATGTCGACTACATGGGAGTGCCGCTGGATGTTCATGTGCTCAATGTCAGGCCCTCTGAATATGTCGAAGTCCAGAGGGTCAGTGATGAGGACGGGGTTCTTCTTCACCCCGTTTCCCCCAGCCAGGAAAGCAGCCGTACCGTAAGCCACCAAACGGAGGACTACAGCAGGGTGAGGATGGTGAACAATGACAATGGGTTACTGCTTCTTCAGAGAGATGCTATTGAGGAAGAGAAGAGCATGTGCCCTTATCAAGAAGATGTAGTAAGCAGAGCATCCATCACTCCCACTTTGCAGAACTCTGCGACTGGCATTAACACCGCCTTGCCAATTCTTGACGAAAGCGCAGCCAGTGGTTACGTCGACACCGCCACCATGTTTGGCCTGCCCACTTACTAG